From a single Nostoc sp. MS1 genomic region:
- a CDS encoding DUF3318 domain-containing protein: MEPNLEIRRLFEVMPASGRMTIKIVSKPEQAQIIETVFPLPWNQEQLIYINFDLWGRLTKPQRDLLILQKVAWLTGVKWFKPDIYQGVVLAGLLGGLVESAQSDVVGVAIAGGLSTLALLRIWRSNKSQDAELNADTVALKVAQRRGYSEAEAAGHLLSATEAVAKIEGRSSLDFIALIRCQNLRAIAGLSSVGVPEGFK; this comes from the coding sequence ATGGAGCCAAATCTTGAAATCCGCCGTTTATTTGAGGTAATGCCTGCTTCTGGGAGAATGACGATTAAAATTGTCAGCAAACCAGAACAAGCTCAGATAATTGAGACTGTTTTTCCTTTACCCTGGAATCAGGAACAGTTAATATATATCAACTTTGATTTATGGGGGCGGTTGACAAAACCCCAACGAGATTTATTGATACTGCAAAAAGTGGCTTGGTTAACAGGAGTCAAGTGGTTTAAACCAGATATCTATCAGGGTGTGGTGTTAGCTGGGCTTTTGGGTGGACTGGTAGAGTCAGCCCAGTCTGATGTGGTGGGTGTGGCGATCGCAGGCGGACTAAGTACACTTGCTCTATTGCGGATTTGGCGTAGCAACAAATCTCAAGATGCTGAACTCAACGCTGATACAGTCGCCCTTAAAGTCGCTCAACGCCGTGGTTATTCTGAAGCTGAAGCAGCAGGGCATTTATTATCGGCGACTGAGGCTGTAGCTAAAATAGAGGGGCGTTCCAGCTTGGATTTTATCGCGTTGATTCGTTGCCAAAATTTACGAGCGATCGCTGGCTTGTCATCGGTGGGTGTACCAGAGGGGTTTAAGTAA
- a CDS encoding methylenetetrahydrofolate reductase has product MDNNHSYTALNYFSKAAQAGEFLVTAEVAPPKGGNPTHMIEMAATLKGRVHAVNITDGSRAVLRMSSLVASAILLQQGIEPICQIACRDRNRIALQADLMGAHALGIRNILALTGDPVKAGDHPEAKAVFDLEAVRLLQLIRKMNQGVDCNDKPLTDGATDLFVGAAVDPQCGSWSGLQSRFERKIEAGAQFFQSQLITDFEKLEKFMDKIASAYNKPILAGIFLLKSAKNAQFINRCVPGVNIPEHIINRLAKAKDPLEEGVKIAAEQVQTARQLCHGVHMMAVKREDLIPQILDLAGVAPVNQVLVR; this is encoded by the coding sequence ATGGACAATAACCATAGCTATACTGCTTTGAATTATTTCAGTAAAGCCGCGCAAGCGGGGGAATTTCTAGTTACCGCCGAGGTAGCACCACCGAAAGGGGGAAATCCTACTCACATGATTGAAATGGCGGCGACTCTTAAGGGGAGAGTTCATGCTGTCAATATTACCGATGGTAGCCGTGCGGTGTTACGGATGTCTTCATTGGTAGCATCGGCGATTTTGCTGCAACAGGGTATTGAACCAATTTGTCAGATTGCTTGCCGCGATCGCAACCGTATTGCATTACAAGCCGACCTCATGGGCGCTCATGCCTTGGGTATTCGTAATATTTTAGCTTTGACTGGCGACCCAGTAAAAGCAGGCGACCATCCCGAAGCTAAAGCCGTCTTTGATTTGGAAGCCGTGCGACTATTACAACTGATTCGCAAAATGAATCAAGGTGTTGATTGCAACGATAAACCTTTGACCGATGGCGCTACCGATTTATTTGTCGGTGCGGCGGTAGATCCGCAATGTGGGAGTTGGTCAGGTTTACAAAGCCGATTTGAACGCAAAATAGAAGCCGGAGCGCAATTTTTTCAAAGTCAATTAATCACTGATTTTGAAAAACTAGAAAAGTTCATGGATAAGATAGCTTCTGCCTATAATAAGCCGATTTTGGCAGGAATTTTCTTATTAAAATCGGCAAAAAATGCCCAATTTATTAATAGGTGCGTTCCGGGTGTCAATATACCCGAACACATTATTAATAGATTAGCAAAAGCCAAAGACCCATTAGAAGAAGGTGTCAAAATTGCCGCCGAACAAGTACAGACAGCGCGTCAATTGTGTCATGGTGTCCACATGATGGCTGTCAAGCGGGAAGATTTGATTCCCCAAATTTTAGACTTGGCTGGTGTTGCGCCTGTTAATCAGGTGTTGGTCAGGTAA
- a CDS encoding ATP-binding protein codes for MQTQQPIPVDSSSDSKEVSLEEPSTSTDELPTIEFPSRGKLKASSWRIHQKIGYGYFVAIGIGFFGSLTGLVIANYYRGREVRIFNQAQEQRQLLNDYKDAVVGAQLHSSNIVAFLDDPQRLPIKKAEFIKNVDRAKALEPKIFKFIDSRPKDLAATSSNLQALLQDYRFYLESYVKQIDDILIDIQQPVPPQQAAQVRGRLLEIMRGDTATRLDELSRKLSNILQTAELRESIRQKDVEEAKSVERLIVMASMLVSVAIAAIVAWRTSRAIAEPVITVTQVAEQVARKHNFDLRAPVTTEDEIGLLAKSLNRLIERVSERTKELEQAKELAEAASKAKSIFLANVSHELRTPLNAVIGLSQLLKDDAADINLSEDFIGDLETINSAGRHLLELINDILDLSKIEAGKMTLYPETFEIATLIHNVVLTVKPAIEKNGNILEIYCDKNLGKMYADQTRMRQVLLNLLSNAAKFTTNGRIILTVKIDKQDPSAASLGVITFTVKDTGIGMSLSQQQQLFQPFTQGDTSTTKKYGGTGLGLAISRHFCNMMGGEILVNSQLGVGSTFTVYLPLQEHG; via the coding sequence ATGCAAACTCAACAGCCAATCCCTGTTGACAGCAGTTCAGACAGCAAAGAAGTGTCACTAGAAGAGCCATCAACATCAACAGACGAACTCCCAACGATAGAATTTCCCTCACGCGGGAAACTCAAGGCAAGTTCTTGGCGTATCCATCAAAAAATCGGGTACGGATATTTTGTGGCAATTGGGATTGGCTTTTTTGGCTCTCTAACTGGCTTGGTAATTGCTAACTACTACCGAGGTAGAGAAGTCAGGATATTTAATCAAGCTCAAGAACAAAGACAGTTATTAAACGATTACAAAGATGCTGTTGTCGGGGCGCAACTGCATAGTTCTAACATTGTGGCTTTTTTAGACGATCCGCAACGTCTACCAATTAAAAAAGCAGAGTTCATCAAGAATGTAGATAGAGCTAAGGCATTAGAGCCAAAAATCTTTAAATTTATTGATAGCAGACCAAAGGACTTAGCTGCAACTAGTTCCAATTTACAGGCGTTATTACAGGACTACAGATTTTATTTGGAATCTTACGTCAAGCAAATAGATGATATTTTAATAGATATTCAGCAGCCTGTACCACCCCAACAAGCAGCCCAAGTCCGGGGAAGATTACTAGAGATAATGCGTGGTGACACAGCCACACGCTTAGATGAGCTATCGAGAAAGTTATCCAACATCTTACAAACTGCTGAGTTAAGAGAAAGTATCCGGCAAAAGGATGTTGAGGAAGCTAAAAGCGTTGAAAGATTAATCGTGATGGCGAGTATGTTGGTATCAGTGGCGATCGCTGCCATTGTCGCATGGCGCACCAGTCGTGCGATCGCTGAACCAGTAATTACTGTCACCCAAGTAGCCGAACAAGTAGCCCGCAAACATAACTTTGACTTACGCGCCCCCGTTACCACAGAAGACGAAATTGGTTTATTAGCAAAGTCCCTCAATCGTTTGATTGAGCGTGTATCTGAACGTACCAAAGAATTAGAACAAGCCAAAGAACTAGCCGAAGCCGCCAGCAAGGCAAAAAGTATCTTTCTCGCCAATGTCAGTCATGAACTACGTACACCCTTAAACGCGGTGATTGGCTTAAGCCAACTTCTCAAAGACGATGCAGCCGATATCAATTTATCAGAAGACTTCATAGGAGATTTAGAAACCATCAACTCTGCTGGTAGACATCTACTGGAATTAATTAACGATATCCTCGACTTGTCGAAGATTGAAGCGGGTAAAATGACGCTTTATCCAGAGACATTTGAGATTGCCACACTTATTCATAATGTTGTCTTAACAGTCAAACCTGCCATAGAAAAAAATGGCAACATTTTAGAAATATACTGTGATAAGAACCTGGGTAAAATGTACGCAGATCAGACCAGGATGCGGCAAGTATTGTTAAACTTGTTAAGTAATGCTGCTAAGTTTACCACAAACGGTAGAATAATACTGACTGTCAAAATAGATAAACAAGACCCCTCAGCAGCTTCCCTTGGCGTAATTACATTCACAGTCAAGGACACAGGTATTGGGATGTCCCTATCTCAACAACAACAGTTATTCCAACCCTTTACTCAAGGCGACACCTCAACTACAAAAAAATATGGCGGTACGGGTTTAGGTTTAGCAATTAGCCGTCATTTCTGTAACATGATGGGAGGCGAAATTCTCGTCAACAGTCAACTAGGAGTTGGCTCTACTTTCACTGTTTATTTACCACTCCAGGAGCATGGTTAA
- a CDS encoding DUF262 domain-containing protein: protein MADFNNQNPELADEEILEEEENDEEQEEKITFQYDPEKINIVTREPTIELLLKRINEEALDLAPDFQRHANVWKEDAQSRLIESIIIRIPIPAFYIDATNEDKWLVVDGLQRLFALKRFILDKKLKLSGLEYLTNLEDKTFDQIERRYQRRLEETQLTVYLIEKGTPPEIKYNIFKRINTGGLALSPQELRHALNPGKGTKFLTRLAADSKFQQVVKLGNDRKMRMDDREFILGFLAFTLTPYKNYAGNRDTFLRKALSKTNKLSEAELNKIEDNFRRTMVAAWNIFGKNAFRKISNSQKKQFPINKALFESWSVILSNLSDEEIQVLIDKKEELINIFKEYVSNDKLFLESISQAAERVQYRFSTIETIIQKVLL, encoded by the coding sequence ATGGCAGATTTTAATAACCAAAATCCAGAATTAGCTGATGAAGAAATTTTAGAAGAAGAAGAAAATGATGAAGAGCAAGAGGAAAAAATTACTTTCCAGTATGATCCTGAAAAAATTAATATTGTAACCAGGGAACCTACAATAGAGTTATTGCTAAAAAGAATCAATGAAGAAGCCCTTGATTTAGCACCTGATTTCCAACGTCATGCGAATGTATGGAAAGAAGATGCTCAAAGTAGACTAATAGAATCTATTATTATCCGCATCCCCATACCAGCATTTTATATAGATGCTACGAATGAAGATAAATGGTTAGTAGTCGATGGATTACAGCGTCTGTTTGCACTCAAGCGCTTTATTCTCGACAAGAAACTCAAACTATCTGGATTAGAGTATCTTACCAATCTGGAAGATAAAACTTTCGATCAAATTGAGCGCAGATACCAACGCCGTCTTGAAGAAACTCAACTGACGGTATATTTGATCGAAAAAGGGACACCTCCAGAAATTAAATATAATATTTTTAAACGAATTAATACAGGAGGTCTTGCTTTATCTCCTCAAGAATTACGTCATGCACTTAATCCTGGTAAAGGAACAAAATTTTTAACTCGCCTGGCGGCAGATTCAAAATTTCAGCAGGTAGTTAAGCTTGGAAATGACCGAAAAATGCGTATGGATGATCGGGAGTTTATACTAGGTTTCCTAGCCTTTACTTTGACTCCTTATAAAAATTATGCTGGCAATAGAGATACTTTTTTAAGGAAAGCACTATCTAAAACAAATAAACTCTCTGAAGCAGAGTTAAATAAAATTGAAGATAATTTTAGAAGAACAATGGTAGCTGCTTGGAACATATTTGGTAAAAATGCCTTTCGTAAAATATCTAATTCCCAAAAGAAGCAGTTTCCTATAAATAAAGCTCTATTTGAATCTTGGTCAGTAATTTTGAGTAACTTGAGTGACGAAGAAATTCAAGTTTTGATAGACAAAAAGGAAGAATTAATCAATATATTTAAAGAATATGTAAGTAATGATAAATTATTTCTAGAATCCATATCTCAGGCAGCAGAAAGAGTACAGTATAGATTTAGTACTATAGAGACAATTATTCAGAAGGTACTTTTATGA
- the pcrA gene encoding DNA helicase PcrA — MTNVTTDFLSHLNPSQRQAVEHYCGPLLVVAGAGSGKTRALTYRIANLILKHRVAPDNILAVTFTNKAAREMKERIQRLFAEQLALSEHGTRLDLLPEYDQTKLRSRVYKDIIKDLWCGTFHSLFSRILRFDIEKYQDEKGRQWNRNFSIFDESDVQGIIKEIVTKQLNLDDKKFEPRSVRYAISNAKNQGLSPQEFEKDQPNYRGRVIADVYNRYQDKLAENNALDFDDLILIPTRLFQQNEQVLGYWHRKFCHILVDEYQDTNRTQYDLIRLLVTNGEDRKSEWNWQNRSAFVVGDADQSIYSFRMADFTILLEFQNDFGDGLPDEDTRTMVKLEENYRSCENILQAANELIENNTQRIDKILKATRGAGEEIYCHKADDELEEADFVIRQIRTLEHQNPELNWGSFAILYRTNAQSRPFEELLVRNQIPYTVVGGMKFYDRKEIKDVIAYLRAIANPSDTVSLLRVINTPRRGIGKATIDNLINASQQLGTTLWEILSDETSVNTLAGRSAKSVNGFAQMIGRWQEQIATTPVTEIVMGILEDSSYVQDLQSQGTDEAEDRIQNVQELYNAVLQFQEENEDVSLTAFLQSTALSSDLDNLKEGQTAVSLMTLHASKGLEFPVVFLVGLEQGLFPNYRSMNDPAALEEERRLCYVGITRAQERLYLSFARERRLYGSREPALRSQFLDELPAELLTTQHKVRQAYTKSASTSNGKQTSANDWQVGDRVLHKTFGIGEITHVFGAGNKLSVAIKFASLGQKIIDPRVAQLQKVD, encoded by the coding sequence ATGACTAATGTGACTACTGACTTTCTCAGCCATCTTAACCCCAGCCAACGCCAAGCCGTCGAACATTATTGCGGCCCATTGTTAGTTGTTGCTGGCGCTGGTTCTGGTAAAACACGAGCGCTGACTTACCGCATTGCTAATTTAATTCTCAAGCATCGCGTCGCGCCGGACAATATCCTGGCGGTGACTTTTACCAATAAAGCTGCGCGGGAAATGAAAGAACGTATTCAACGTTTATTTGCTGAACAGTTGGCGCTGTCAGAACATGGGACGCGGTTAGATTTGTTGCCAGAATATGACCAAACTAAACTGCGATCGCGCGTTTACAAAGATATCATCAAAGACTTATGGTGTGGTACTTTCCACAGTCTATTCTCTCGGATTCTCCGCTTTGATATTGAAAAATATCAAGATGAAAAAGGACGACAATGGAATCGCAACTTTTCTATTTTTGATGAATCTGATGTGCAGGGTATTATTAAAGAAATCGTTACAAAGCAATTAAATTTAGACGATAAGAAATTTGAACCCCGTTCTGTACGCTATGCCATTAGTAATGCCAAAAACCAAGGTCTTTCACCCCAAGAGTTTGAAAAAGACCAACCTAATTATCGGGGTAGAGTAATTGCGGATGTTTATAATCGTTATCAAGATAAACTGGCAGAAAATAATGCCCTAGATTTTGATGATTTAATTTTAATTCCTACTCGCTTATTTCAACAAAATGAGCAAGTTTTAGGTTATTGGCATCGCAAGTTCTGCCATATCCTTGTGGATGAATATCAAGATACTAACCGTACTCAATACGATTTAATTCGTCTGTTAGTAACAAACGGTGAAGATAGAAAGAGTGAATGGAATTGGCAAAATCGTTCAGCATTTGTTGTGGGTGATGCTGACCAATCTATTTATAGTTTTAGAATGGCAGATTTTACCATCTTGTTGGAATTTCAAAATGATTTCGGTGATGGTTTGCCAGATGAAGATACGCGGACGATGGTGAAGTTAGAAGAAAACTATCGTTCTTGTGAAAACATTCTCCAAGCGGCGAACGAACTAATTGAAAATAATACCCAGAGAATAGATAAAATCCTCAAAGCAACGCGGGGGGCTGGGGAAGAAATTTATTGTCACAAGGCAGATGATGAATTAGAAGAAGCTGATTTTGTTATTAGGCAAATTCGTACATTAGAACATCAAAACCCTGAATTGAACTGGGGTAGTTTTGCAATTCTTTATCGTACTAACGCCCAGTCTCGCCCCTTTGAAGAATTGTTAGTCAGAAATCAAATTCCCTATACAGTTGTGGGTGGGATGAAGTTTTATGACCGTAAAGAAATCAAAGATGTCATAGCTTATTTAAGAGCGATCGCTAATCCATCTGATACAGTTAGTCTATTACGAGTCATAAATACACCAAGGCGTGGTATTGGTAAAGCCACCATCGATAATTTAATCAACGCTTCTCAACAATTAGGCACAACTCTCTGGGAAATATTGAGTGATGAAACCTCAGTTAATACCTTAGCTGGACGTTCGGCTAAATCTGTGAATGGTTTTGCCCAAATGATTGGACGTTGGCAAGAACAAATCGCCACAACCCCAGTTACAGAGATAGTTATGGGGATTTTAGAAGATTCTAGCTATGTGCAGGATTTACAAAGCCAGGGAACAGACGAAGCCGAAGACAGAATCCAAAACGTGCAGGAACTTTACAACGCCGTATTGCAATTTCAAGAAGAAAACGAAGATGTTTCTTTAACAGCCTTCTTGCAAAGTACAGCCCTCAGTTCCGATTTAGATAACCTCAAGGAAGGACAAACAGCCGTTTCTCTCATGACTCTGCACGCTTCTAAAGGTTTGGAGTTTCCTGTAGTCTTCCTAGTAGGTTTAGAACAGGGACTATTCCCCAACTACCGTTCTATGAATGATCCCGCAGCTTTGGAAGAAGAACGCCGCCTGTGTTATGTGGGCATTACCCGCGCCCAAGAACGCTTATATCTATCCTTTGCCCGTGAACGCCGCTTGTATGGTTCCAGAGAACCCGCATTGCGATCGCAATTTCTCGACGAACTACCCGCAGAATTATTAACAACGCAACACAAAGTCCGCCAAGCTTATACTAAATCAGCCTCAACAAGCAATGGTAAACAAACATCTGCTAACGATTGGCAAGTAGGCGATAGAGTTTTACACAAAACCTTCGGTATTGGAGAAATAACACACGTTTTTGGTGCAGGTAATAAACTATCTGTGGCGATTAAGTTCGCTAGTTTGGGGCAGAAGATTATCGATCCTAGAGTTGCACAACTGCAAAAAGTAGATTGA
- a CDS encoding DUF3696 domain-containing protein, translated as MIDSLTITNFKPFQNQSLIFRPLTLLSGLNSTGKSSVLQALLLLRQSYQKGSLLEKGLVLNGDLINIGTAKDAIFEGASKQDELVFEIYWKNGTKSIWKFKNEEEDIGANFLHLTSEFVDDKVYELSSLFNQNFHYIEAERIGPRAFNQMSYDKVQLLGTLGARCEYTLNFLAVNEKKPIANQKLSHPEVKSSQPQDDDPEEKSLALIDQVEAWMGEISPGTRIRIKSNPDMDLINLQCAYGDSNPYRATNVGFGITYTLPIIVAVLASEPDTLILVENPEAHLHPRGQAKMGELLAIAASCGVQVVIETHSDHVLNGIRLAVHDGKLKPEDVQLHYLQREEKQGQVYTKVVSPRIDRDGRIDRWPDGFFDEWEKSLDALLEPAAGD; from the coding sequence ATGATTGATTCCCTGACGATCACAAATTTTAAACCTTTTCAAAATCAATCTCTTATATTCAGACCACTCACCCTTTTATCTGGACTTAACAGCACAGGCAAATCTTCTGTTTTACAAGCATTATTATTATTAAGGCAGTCTTATCAAAAAGGCTCGTTATTAGAAAAAGGTTTGGTACTTAATGGTGATTTAATTAATATTGGTACAGCTAAAGATGCTATTTTTGAGGGTGCATCTAAACAAGATGAGTTAGTATTTGAAATTTATTGGAAAAATGGCACGAAAAGTATATGGAAATTTAAAAATGAAGAAGAAGATATAGGAGCAAATTTTTTACATCTTACTTCAGAGTTTGTAGATGATAAAGTATATGAATTGTCCAGTCTTTTTAATCAAAATTTTCATTATATTGAGGCAGAGCGTATAGGGCCAAGAGCATTTAATCAAATGTCATATGACAAAGTTCAATTACTCGGAACACTGGGCGCTAGATGTGAATATACATTAAATTTTCTTGCAGTTAATGAGAAGAAACCTATTGCTAATCAAAAATTAAGTCACCCGGAGGTAAAAAGTTCACAGCCACAAGACGACGATCCAGAAGAAAAATCACTAGCTTTAATAGATCAAGTGGAAGCGTGGATGGGAGAAATTAGCCCAGGTACACGCATCAGGATAAAATCAAACCCAGATATGGATTTGATAAATTTGCAATGCGCGTATGGAGATAGTAACCCTTACCGTGCGACTAATGTTGGTTTTGGTATTACTTATACTTTGCCAATCATTGTGGCAGTACTCGCTTCTGAACCTGATACACTAATTCTAGTTGAAAACCCAGAGGCTCATCTTCATCCCAGAGGACAAGCTAAAATGGGCGAATTGTTAGCAATTGCTGCTAGTTGCGGTGTTCAAGTGGTGATAGAAACTCATAGTGATCATGTTTTAAATGGGATTCGTCTTGCTGTTCATGATGGTAAGCTTAAACCAGAAGACGTGCAATTACATTACCTTCAACGTGAAGAAAAACAGGGACAGGTATACACAAAAGTAGTTTCACCACGTATTGATCGAGACGGTAGAATTGACCGATGGCCTGATGGATTTTTTGATGAATGGGAAAAAAGTCTAGATGCTTTGTTAGAACCTGCTGCCGGAGATTAG
- a CDS encoding Uma2 family endonuclease yields MTSATNPATDLIPFPDHTQLPESDGTFVKNFQEHPQSVLLTDSIKPVLQQRHPDGQYCIGQDSGIYWRLTDPPEKGAEAPDWFYVPNVPPLLDGQTRRSYVLWREFISPLIALEFVSGDGSEERDKTPLKGKFWIYEQVIHPAFYGIYEVNKASVEVYHLIDGQYQLLAANERGHYPIHPLGVELGIWQGQYQNMDLPWLRWWDLQGNLLLTGEERAEQEHQRAEQERQRNDRLIAQLRSLGVEPEA; encoded by the coding sequence ATGACCTCTGCAACCAACCCCGCAACCGACCTCATCCCATTCCCCGACCATACGCAGCTACCAGAGTCGGATGGTACATTTGTGAAAAACTTTCAGGAACATCCCCAAAGCGTTTTACTCACGGACTCTATCAAACCAGTATTGCAACAACGCCATCCCGATGGACAATACTGCATAGGTCAGGATAGCGGTATCTACTGGCGTTTAACTGACCCCCCAGAAAAAGGCGCAGAAGCACCAGACTGGTTTTATGTACCAAATGTACCGCCCTTGCTTGATGGGCAAACTCGCAGGTCTTATGTGTTGTGGCGAGAGTTTATTTCCCCATTAATTGCTTTAGAATTTGTCTCTGGTGATGGTAGTGAAGAAAGAGACAAAACCCCTTTGAAGGGTAAATTTTGGATTTATGAACAAGTAATTCATCCGGCTTTTTATGGCATTTATGAAGTCAACAAAGCCAGTGTAGAAGTTTATCACCTCATTGATGGACAGTATCAATTATTGGCAGCAAATGAACGCGGACACTATCCTATACATCCTTTAGGTGTTGAGTTAGGTATATGGCAGGGACAATACCAGAATATGGATTTACCGTGGTTACGCTGGTGGGATTTGCAGGGTAATTTGTTGCTGACAGGAGAAGAAAGAGCAGAACAGGAGCATCAGCGGGCTGAACAGGAGCGTCAAAGAAACGATCGCCTGATTGCACAATTGCGATCGCTCGGCGTTGAACCAGAAGCTTAG